A stretch of Garra rufa chromosome 11, GarRuf1.0, whole genome shotgun sequence DNA encodes these proteins:
- the chd2 gene encoding chromodomain-helicase-DNA-binding protein 2 isoform X2: MMKNKSKKQEDEGSTQSNASSNSASEESNRSGSESGSQSESEQGSDRARSRRSESNSSSDSESHSESGSESTGSKSRQTSAQVKDKPVRKKDNLADVKKMWEEHPDIYGVRRSSRSRQEPARLNIGAEGSSDSESESPKRKSSRQKKKEPQTKSSGKQQSQKGRKQRKQESSDEEDDDDDDDDDEEEDTPKRQTRRRAATKVSYKEDQNDFETDSDDLIEMAEGAEEQQDDDSETIEKVVETRTGKKGASGASTTLYAIEENGDPGADFDPEKDEGETQFLIKWKGWSYIHNTWESVDSLTQQKVKGMKKLENFKKKNDELNYWLNKASPEDLEYYNCQQELTNDLSKQFQIVERVIATRTGKAQTQAPAPSDLPSPKTGSTEPEYLCKWMGLPYAECTWEDGALISKKFQACIDSFLNRNACKTVPSKDCKVLKQRPRFTALKKQPSYIGDEVLQLRDYQLDGVNWLAHSWCRCNSVILADEMGLGKTIQTISFLSYLFHQHQLYGPFLLVVPLSTLTSWQREFDTWAPDMNVVVYLGDVTSRKTIRDYEWIHQQTKRIKFNALLTTYEILLKDKGVLGNINWAFLGVDEAHRLKNDDSLLYKTLIDFRSNHRLLITGTPLQNSLKELWSLLHFLMPDKFESWEDFEDEHGKGRDNGYQSLHKVLEPFLLRRVKKDVEKSLPAKVEQILRVDMSAQQKQFYKWILTRNFKALSKGTRGSSSGFLNIVMELKKCCNHGYLIKQPEEENERTQEHLQSLVRGSGKLVLLDKLLTRLRERGNRVLIFSQMVRMLDILADYLALKRYQFQRLDGSIKGELRKQALDHFNAEGSEDFCFLLSTRAGGLGINLASADTVVIFDSDWNPQNDLQAQARAHRIGQKKQVNIYRLVTKGTVEEDIIERAKKKMVLDHLVIQRMDTTGRTVLDNSSANSNSNPFSKEELTAILKFGAEDLFKEAEGEESEPQEMDIDEILRLAETRESDQGSSATDELLSQFKVANFTMDESTPDLEEKTVRDWDDIIPEEQRRKVEEEQKQKEMEDIYMLPRSRSSNKRAQANDSDSDAGSKLKHRSSGSDSETDDSEDDKRPKRRGRPRARKNNVEGFNDAEIRRFIKAYKKFGAPLERLEAIARDSELVDKSIADLKRLGELVHNSCVTAVQEHEEHMKENPVEAKGPGKRRGINIKISGVQVNAKSIIQHEEEFEPLHKAVPSNPAERNKFQLTCRVKTPHFDIDWDINDDTQLLLGVYEHGYGNWDLIKTDPDLKLAEKILLDDPDKKPQGKQLQMRADYLLKMLKKEQDNQDAAKTGDEVKPRKRKPRTKNKAPNNDLVNEISSPRLSDNLSEEGEVKDDGAEKSPTKKKQKKDNKENKEKTGTPKKEKEGDKDKKRSKTKKEKAKPAGKGKKAQGPVHITAGSEPVPIGEEDDELDQETFSICKERMRPVKKALKQLDKPDEGLSVQEQLQHTRTCLLKIGDRITECLKSYSDPEHVKTWRRNLWIFVSKFTEFGARKLHKLYKMAQKKRSQEEEKEQKKKDDPAKKKPFRPEPSGSSRDSTGNQPAPKPHPPVNHPPGPPPHAHHREQYNQPNKRHFANDDRGDWQRDRKYNYPGNSNQPWQGDRHHQYDTHRYKDHHYGDRRPHGDYRSSGGYRNSGSPRKRPYDQYGNDRDHRGHRDYYDRHPDPKRRRSDEYRSPNYHPGGGGHPQDFRRMPDHRGPPGPPDHYRPFHPDKPPPLMDPRSPQSQKSPLEPISPALDRTAEQKPVTDFNWNNRKT; encoded by the exons ATGATGAAGAATAAGAGCAAAAAGCAGGAAGATGAAGGCTCGACTCAAAGCAATGCTTCCAG CAATTCGGCATCAGAGGAGTCTAACCGCTCTGGGTCGGAGTCTGGGAGTCAGTCGGAGAGCGAGCAAGGGAGCGACAGAGCTCGTTCCCGGCGTTCCGAATCCAACAGCTCGTCTGATTCTGAGAGCCACTCTGAGTCAGGCAGTGAATCCACTGGGTCCAAATCACGTCAGACCTCAGCGCAGGTCAAAGACAAACCAGTCAGGAAGAAAGACAACCTGGCAGATGTGAAGAAG ATGTGGGAGGAACATCCAGATATTTATGGTGTTCGGAGATCCAGTCGGAGCAGACAAGAGCCTGCTCGTCTCAACATTGGAGCTGAG GGCAGCAGTGACTCAGAGAGCGAAAGTCCCAAAAGAAAAAGCTCACGGCAGAAAAAGAAAGA ACCACAGACCAAATCATCTGGTAAGCAGCAGTCACAAAAGGGACGGAAACAGAGAAAGCAGGAGTCCTCAGATGAAGaagacgatgatgatgatgatgacgatgatgaaGAGGAAGATACGCCAAAAAGACAAACAAGGCGACGAGCAGCAACTAAAGTCAG CTACAAGGAGGACCAGAATGATTTCGAGACCGACTCTGATGACCTTATCGAAATGGCAGAAGGAGCCGAGGAGCAACAAGACGATGACAGTGAGACCATTGAGAAGGTCGTTGAGACCAGAACTGGCAAAAAAGGAG CTTCTGGAGCTTCCACAACCCTCTATGCTATTGAGGAAAATGGGGACCCTGGAGCAGACTTTGACCCTGAGAAAGACGAAGGGGAAACTCAGTTCCTCATCAAGTGGAAAGGCTGGTCCTACATTCACAACACCTGGGAGAGTGTGGATTCCCTCACTCAGCAAAAAGTCAAAGGGATGAAGAAACTGGAAAACTTCAAGAAGAAAAACGATGAGCTAAATTATTG GTTGAATAAGGCATCCCCTGAAGATTTAGAATATTACAACTGCCAGCAAGAACTAACCAATGACCTGAGCAAGCAATTCCAGATAGTAGAGAGAGTGATTG CAACGAGAACTGGGAAAGCACAAACACAAGCGCCAGCCCCTTCAGACCTTCCCT CCCCTAAAACCGGTTCCACTGAGCCAGAGTACCTGTGTAAATGGATGGGGCTGCCGTATGCAGAGTGCACATGGGAGGATGGCGCATTAATCAGTAAGAAATTTCAGGCCTGCATTGATAGTTTCCTAAACAGAAATGCCTGCAAGACAGTTCCTTCCAAAGATTGTAAG GTATTGAAACAGAGGCCAAGATTTACGGCCTTGAAGAAGCAGCCTTCTTACATTGGAGATGAGGTCCTTCAACTTAGAGATTACCAGTTGGATGGCGTAAACTGGCTTGCTCACTCCTGGTGCAG GTGTAACAGTGTTATCTTGGCTGATGAAATGGGCCTGGGAAAGACCATTCAGACGATCTCCTTCCTTTCCTACCTTTTCCATCAGCACCAGTTGTATGGTCCCTTCCTCCTTGTGGTACCGCTGTCAACCCTCACTTCCTGGCAGAGGGAGTTTGATACATGGGCCCCGGACATGAATGTAGTGGTGTACCTGGGAGACGTCACAAGCAGAAAGACA ATCCGGGACTATGAATGGATCCACCAGCAGACAAAAAGGATCAAGTTTAATGCACTTTTGACCACATATGAAATTCTACTGAAGGACAAG GGAGTGCTGGGGAATATAAACTGGGCTTTCCTTGGAGTTGATGAAGCTCACCGGCTTAAGAATGACGACTCGCTGCTATATAAAACTCTGATCGACTTTCGATCCAATCACAGGCTGCTCATTACTGGGACCCCACTGCAGAACTCACTCaaagagctgtggtcccttctgCACTTTCTAATGCCTGACAA GTTTGAGTCCTGGGAGGATTTTGAGGATGAGCATGGTAAAGGCAGGGATAACGGTTATCAGAGCCTGCACAAAGTTCTGGAGCCTTTCCTACTGCGTCGTGTCAAGAAAGATGTGGAGAAATCCCTGCCAGCTAAAGTGGAGCAAATCCTCAGAGTCGACATGTCGGCCCAGCAAAAACAGTTCTACAA ATGGATCCTAACAAGAAACTTCAAAGCCTTGTCTAAAGGCACCAGAGGCAGCTCTTCTGGCTTTCTTAACATTGTCATGGAGCTGAAGAAATGTTGTAACCATGGTTACCTCATCAAACAACCAGAGGAGGAGAACGAAAGAACACAAGAGCATCTACAG AGCTTGGTGCGTGGCAGTGGGAAACTGGTGCTCCTGGACAAGCTTCTCACGCGACTCCGGGAGAGAGGCAACCGTGTACTCATCTTCTCTCAGATGGTTCGCATGTTGGACATCCTTGCTGATTACCTGGCTTTAAAACGATATCAGTTTCAG CGTTTGGACGGCTCCATCAAGGGAGAGCTCAGAAAACAAGCACTGGACCACTTTAATGCAGAAGGCTCTGAG GACTTCTGTTTCCTGCTATCCACCCGAGCTGGAGGGCTTGGGATTAACCTGGCCTCTGCCGACACAGTGGTTATCTTTGACTCGGACTGGAACCCACAAAATGATCTTCAAGCCCAGGCCAGAGCCCACAGGATTGGCCAGAAAAAGCAA GTGAACATCTATCGTCTGGTCACAAAAGGCACAGTGGAGGAAGACATTATTGAAAGAGCCAAAAAGAAGATGGTTCTAGACCATCTTGTCATTCAGAGAATGGACACCACTGGGCGAACCGTACTGGATAACAGCTCAGCAAATTCAAA TTCGAACCCCTTCAGTAAAGAAGAATTGACAGCCATCTTGAAGTTTGGAGCAGAAGATCTGTTCAAGGAAGCTGAAGGGGAGGAATCAGAACCACAGGAAATGGACATTGATGAGATCTTGCGTCTTGCTGAAACCAGAGAGAGCGATCAAGGATCTAGTGCTACAGATGAGCTTCTGTCACAGTTTAAG GTTGCTAACTTCACCATGGATGAAAGCACACCAGATCTTGAGGAGAAGACTGTGCGTGATTGGGATGATATTATTCCAGAGGAGCAACGGCGGAAGGTGGAGGAAGAGCAGAAGCAGAAGGAGATGGAAGACATCTACATGCTGCCCAGAAGCAGAAGCTCCAACAAGAGG GCACAGGCCAATGACAGCGACAGTGATGCTGGATCCAAACTAAAGCACAGATCCTCAGGTTCAGACAGTGAAACGGATGACAGCGAGGATGACAAACGGCCCAAGCGGAGAGGCAGGCCGAGAGCTCGCAAAAACAATGTGGAGGGATTTAATGACGCAGAGATACGCAG GTTCATAAAGGCGTACAAGAAATTTGGAGCTCCGCTTGAGAG GTTGGAGGCAATTGCCCGTGACTCTGAGCTGGTGGATAAGTCCATTGCAGACCTGAAGCGACTGGGGGAACTGGTGCACAACAGCTGTGTAACTGCAGTGCAGGAGCATGAGGAGCACATGAAAGAAAACCCTGTGGAAG CTAAAGGTCCGGGGAAAAGACGAGGCATTAACATAAAGATCTCTGGAGTTCAGGTCAATGCTAAGTCTATTATCCAGCACGAGGAGGAGTTTGAACCGCTACATAAAGCTGTGCCTTCAAATCCTGCTGAAAGGAACAA ATTTCAGCTGACCTGTCGGGTGAAGACTCCCCACTTTGACATAGACTGGGATATCAATGATGATACACAGCTGTTACTGGGTGTCTATGAGCACGGCTATGGCAACTGGGACCTGATCAAGACTGATCCTGATCTCAAACTTGCTGAGAAG ATTCTCCTAGATGACCCTGATAAGAAACCTCAGGGAAAGCAGTTGCAGATGCGAGCAGACTACTTGCTTAAGATGCTGAAGAAAGAGCAGGACAACCAAGATGCTGCTAAAACAGGAGATGAG GTCAAACCCAGAAAGAGAAAACCTCGAACGAAGAACAAGGCCCCCAACAATGATCTAGTCAATGAAATTTCTTCTCCGCGTCTCTCCGATAACTTGTCAGAAGAAGGAGAGGTCAAG GACGATGGAGCTGAAAAATCACCCACAAAGAAGAAACAGAAAAAGGATAACAAAGAGAACAAAGAAAAAACAGGAACTCCTAAAAAAGAGAAGGAGGGGGACAAAGACAAAAAGCGTTCCAAGACCAAAAAAGAGAAG GCCAAACCTGCAGGAAAAGGAAAGAAAGCTCAAGGCCCTGTGCACATCACTGCAGGAAGTGAGCCTGTACCAATTGGAGAGGAAGACGATGAACTGGACCAGGAAACATTCAGCATT TGTAAGGAGCGGATGAGGCCAGTGAAGAAAGCTCTGAAACAGTTGGATAAACCAGATGAGGGGCTGTCAGTGCAGGAGCAGCTGCAGCACACTCGTACCTGCCTGCTGAAGATCGGAGACCGCATCACAGAGTGCCTTAAATCGTACAGTGACCCTGAACATGTCAAGACCTGGCGCAG AAACCTCTGGATTTTCGTGTCTAAATTTACTGAGTTCGGTGCCCGGAAATTGCACAAGCTGTATAAGATGGCTCAAAAGAAGCGTTCGCAGGAAGAAGAG AAAGAGCAAAAGAAGAAGGATGATCCCGCCAAGAAAAAACCCTTCAGACCTGAACCGTCTGGATCTAGCCGGGACTCCACAGGCAACCAGCCAGCACCCAAACCCCATCCTCCGGTCAACCATCCACCTGGACCTCCCCCTCATGCTCACCACAGAGAGCAGTACAACCAGCCCAATAAAAGACACTTTGCTAATGATG ACAGGGGAGACTGGCAAAGGGACCGTAAATACAACTACCCAGGTAACAGCAATCAGCCCTGGCAAGGGGACCGGCATCACCAGTATGACACTCACAGGTACAAGGACCATCATTACGGTGATCGTCGTCCACACGGTGACTACCGCAGCTCCGGAGGTTACCGAAACAGCGGCTCTCCTCGCAAACGACCCTATGACCAGTATGGTAACGATAGAGATCATCGGGGCCATCGAGACTATTATGACAG
- the chd2 gene encoding chromodomain-helicase-DNA-binding protein 2 isoform X1, which translates to MMKNKSKKQEDEGSTQSNASSNSASEESNRSGSESGSQSESEQGSDRARSRRSESNSSSDSESHSESGSESTGSKSRQTSAQVKDKPVRKKDNLADVKKMWEEHPDIYGVRRSSRSRQEPARLNIGAEGSSDSESESPKRKSSRQKKKENTWKDDDSNDEEDVEEEASSSESEQEEKKVRSRRLPARRPQTKSSGKQQSQKGRKQRKQESSDEEDDDDDDDDDEEEDTPKRQTRRRAATKVSYKEDQNDFETDSDDLIEMAEGAEEQQDDDSETIEKVVETRTGKKGASGASTTLYAIEENGDPGADFDPEKDEGETQFLIKWKGWSYIHNTWESVDSLTQQKVKGMKKLENFKKKNDELNYWLNKASPEDLEYYNCQQELTNDLSKQFQIVERVIATRTGKAQTQAPAPSDLPSPKTGSTEPEYLCKWMGLPYAECTWEDGALISKKFQACIDSFLNRNACKTVPSKDCKVLKQRPRFTALKKQPSYIGDEVLQLRDYQLDGVNWLAHSWCRCNSVILADEMGLGKTIQTISFLSYLFHQHQLYGPFLLVVPLSTLTSWQREFDTWAPDMNVVVYLGDVTSRKTIRDYEWIHQQTKRIKFNALLTTYEILLKDKGVLGNINWAFLGVDEAHRLKNDDSLLYKTLIDFRSNHRLLITGTPLQNSLKELWSLLHFLMPDKFESWEDFEDEHGKGRDNGYQSLHKVLEPFLLRRVKKDVEKSLPAKVEQILRVDMSAQQKQFYKWILTRNFKALSKGTRGSSSGFLNIVMELKKCCNHGYLIKQPEEENERTQEHLQSLVRGSGKLVLLDKLLTRLRERGNRVLIFSQMVRMLDILADYLALKRYQFQRLDGSIKGELRKQALDHFNAEGSEDFCFLLSTRAGGLGINLASADTVVIFDSDWNPQNDLQAQARAHRIGQKKQVNIYRLVTKGTVEEDIIERAKKKMVLDHLVIQRMDTTGRTVLDNSSANSNSNPFSKEELTAILKFGAEDLFKEAEGEESEPQEMDIDEILRLAETRESDQGSSATDELLSQFKVANFTMDESTPDLEEKTVRDWDDIIPEEQRRKVEEEQKQKEMEDIYMLPRSRSSNKRAQANDSDSDAGSKLKHRSSGSDSETDDSEDDKRPKRRGRPRARKNNVEGFNDAEIRRFIKAYKKFGAPLERLEAIARDSELVDKSIADLKRLGELVHNSCVTAVQEHEEHMKENPVEAKGPGKRRGINIKISGVQVNAKSIIQHEEEFEPLHKAVPSNPAERNKFQLTCRVKTPHFDIDWDINDDTQLLLGVYEHGYGNWDLIKTDPDLKLAEKILLDDPDKKPQGKQLQMRADYLLKMLKKEQDNQDAAKTGDEVKPRKRKPRTKNKAPNNDLVNEISSPRLSDNLSEEGEVKDDGAEKSPTKKKQKKDNKENKEKTGTPKKEKEGDKDKKRSKTKKEKAKPAGKGKKAQGPVHITAGSEPVPIGEEDDELDQETFSICKERMRPVKKALKQLDKPDEGLSVQEQLQHTRTCLLKIGDRITECLKSYSDPEHVKTWRRNLWIFVSKFTEFGARKLHKLYKMAQKKRSQEEEKEQKKKDDPAKKKPFRPEPSGSSRDSTGNQPAPKPHPPVNHPPGPPPHAHHREQYNQPNKRHFANDDRGDWQRDRKYNYPGNSNQPWQGDRHHQYDTHRYKDHHYGDRRPHGDYRSSGGYRNSGSPRKRPYDQYGNDRDHRGHRDYYDRHPDPKRRRSDEYRSPNYHPGGGGHPQDFRRMPDHRGPPGPPDHYRPFHPDKPPPLMDPRSPQSQKSPLEPISPALDRTAEQKPVTDFNWNNRKT; encoded by the exons ATGATGAAGAATAAGAGCAAAAAGCAGGAAGATGAAGGCTCGACTCAAAGCAATGCTTCCAG CAATTCGGCATCAGAGGAGTCTAACCGCTCTGGGTCGGAGTCTGGGAGTCAGTCGGAGAGCGAGCAAGGGAGCGACAGAGCTCGTTCCCGGCGTTCCGAATCCAACAGCTCGTCTGATTCTGAGAGCCACTCTGAGTCAGGCAGTGAATCCACTGGGTCCAAATCACGTCAGACCTCAGCGCAGGTCAAAGACAAACCAGTCAGGAAGAAAGACAACCTGGCAGATGTGAAGAAG ATGTGGGAGGAACATCCAGATATTTATGGTGTTCGGAGATCCAGTCGGAGCAGACAAGAGCCTGCTCGTCTCAACATTGGAGCTGAG GGCAGCAGTGACTCAGAGAGCGAAAGTCCCAAAAGAAAAAGCTCACGGCAGAAAAAGAAAGA AAATACCTGGAAAGATGATGACTCAAATGATGAAGAGGATGTTGAGGAAGAGGCCAGCAGTTCAGAGAGTGAGCAGGAAGAGAAAAAAGTTAGATCCAGACGACTTCCTGCTAGAAG ACCACAGACCAAATCATCTGGTAAGCAGCAGTCACAAAAGGGACGGAAACAGAGAAAGCAGGAGTCCTCAGATGAAGaagacgatgatgatgatgatgacgatgatgaaGAGGAAGATACGCCAAAAAGACAAACAAGGCGACGAGCAGCAACTAAAGTCAG CTACAAGGAGGACCAGAATGATTTCGAGACCGACTCTGATGACCTTATCGAAATGGCAGAAGGAGCCGAGGAGCAACAAGACGATGACAGTGAGACCATTGAGAAGGTCGTTGAGACCAGAACTGGCAAAAAAGGAG CTTCTGGAGCTTCCACAACCCTCTATGCTATTGAGGAAAATGGGGACCCTGGAGCAGACTTTGACCCTGAGAAAGACGAAGGGGAAACTCAGTTCCTCATCAAGTGGAAAGGCTGGTCCTACATTCACAACACCTGGGAGAGTGTGGATTCCCTCACTCAGCAAAAAGTCAAAGGGATGAAGAAACTGGAAAACTTCAAGAAGAAAAACGATGAGCTAAATTATTG GTTGAATAAGGCATCCCCTGAAGATTTAGAATATTACAACTGCCAGCAAGAACTAACCAATGACCTGAGCAAGCAATTCCAGATAGTAGAGAGAGTGATTG CAACGAGAACTGGGAAAGCACAAACACAAGCGCCAGCCCCTTCAGACCTTCCCT CCCCTAAAACCGGTTCCACTGAGCCAGAGTACCTGTGTAAATGGATGGGGCTGCCGTATGCAGAGTGCACATGGGAGGATGGCGCATTAATCAGTAAGAAATTTCAGGCCTGCATTGATAGTTTCCTAAACAGAAATGCCTGCAAGACAGTTCCTTCCAAAGATTGTAAG GTATTGAAACAGAGGCCAAGATTTACGGCCTTGAAGAAGCAGCCTTCTTACATTGGAGATGAGGTCCTTCAACTTAGAGATTACCAGTTGGATGGCGTAAACTGGCTTGCTCACTCCTGGTGCAG GTGTAACAGTGTTATCTTGGCTGATGAAATGGGCCTGGGAAAGACCATTCAGACGATCTCCTTCCTTTCCTACCTTTTCCATCAGCACCAGTTGTATGGTCCCTTCCTCCTTGTGGTACCGCTGTCAACCCTCACTTCCTGGCAGAGGGAGTTTGATACATGGGCCCCGGACATGAATGTAGTGGTGTACCTGGGAGACGTCACAAGCAGAAAGACA ATCCGGGACTATGAATGGATCCACCAGCAGACAAAAAGGATCAAGTTTAATGCACTTTTGACCACATATGAAATTCTACTGAAGGACAAG GGAGTGCTGGGGAATATAAACTGGGCTTTCCTTGGAGTTGATGAAGCTCACCGGCTTAAGAATGACGACTCGCTGCTATATAAAACTCTGATCGACTTTCGATCCAATCACAGGCTGCTCATTACTGGGACCCCACTGCAGAACTCACTCaaagagctgtggtcccttctgCACTTTCTAATGCCTGACAA GTTTGAGTCCTGGGAGGATTTTGAGGATGAGCATGGTAAAGGCAGGGATAACGGTTATCAGAGCCTGCACAAAGTTCTGGAGCCTTTCCTACTGCGTCGTGTCAAGAAAGATGTGGAGAAATCCCTGCCAGCTAAAGTGGAGCAAATCCTCAGAGTCGACATGTCGGCCCAGCAAAAACAGTTCTACAA ATGGATCCTAACAAGAAACTTCAAAGCCTTGTCTAAAGGCACCAGAGGCAGCTCTTCTGGCTTTCTTAACATTGTCATGGAGCTGAAGAAATGTTGTAACCATGGTTACCTCATCAAACAACCAGAGGAGGAGAACGAAAGAACACAAGAGCATCTACAG AGCTTGGTGCGTGGCAGTGGGAAACTGGTGCTCCTGGACAAGCTTCTCACGCGACTCCGGGAGAGAGGCAACCGTGTACTCATCTTCTCTCAGATGGTTCGCATGTTGGACATCCTTGCTGATTACCTGGCTTTAAAACGATATCAGTTTCAG CGTTTGGACGGCTCCATCAAGGGAGAGCTCAGAAAACAAGCACTGGACCACTTTAATGCAGAAGGCTCTGAG GACTTCTGTTTCCTGCTATCCACCCGAGCTGGAGGGCTTGGGATTAACCTGGCCTCTGCCGACACAGTGGTTATCTTTGACTCGGACTGGAACCCACAAAATGATCTTCAAGCCCAGGCCAGAGCCCACAGGATTGGCCAGAAAAAGCAA GTGAACATCTATCGTCTGGTCACAAAAGGCACAGTGGAGGAAGACATTATTGAAAGAGCCAAAAAGAAGATGGTTCTAGACCATCTTGTCATTCAGAGAATGGACACCACTGGGCGAACCGTACTGGATAACAGCTCAGCAAATTCAAA TTCGAACCCCTTCAGTAAAGAAGAATTGACAGCCATCTTGAAGTTTGGAGCAGAAGATCTGTTCAAGGAAGCTGAAGGGGAGGAATCAGAACCACAGGAAATGGACATTGATGAGATCTTGCGTCTTGCTGAAACCAGAGAGAGCGATCAAGGATCTAGTGCTACAGATGAGCTTCTGTCACAGTTTAAG GTTGCTAACTTCACCATGGATGAAAGCACACCAGATCTTGAGGAGAAGACTGTGCGTGATTGGGATGATATTATTCCAGAGGAGCAACGGCGGAAGGTGGAGGAAGAGCAGAAGCAGAAGGAGATGGAAGACATCTACATGCTGCCCAGAAGCAGAAGCTCCAACAAGAGG GCACAGGCCAATGACAGCGACAGTGATGCTGGATCCAAACTAAAGCACAGATCCTCAGGTTCAGACAGTGAAACGGATGACAGCGAGGATGACAAACGGCCCAAGCGGAGAGGCAGGCCGAGAGCTCGCAAAAACAATGTGGAGGGATTTAATGACGCAGAGATACGCAG GTTCATAAAGGCGTACAAGAAATTTGGAGCTCCGCTTGAGAG GTTGGAGGCAATTGCCCGTGACTCTGAGCTGGTGGATAAGTCCATTGCAGACCTGAAGCGACTGGGGGAACTGGTGCACAACAGCTGTGTAACTGCAGTGCAGGAGCATGAGGAGCACATGAAAGAAAACCCTGTGGAAG CTAAAGGTCCGGGGAAAAGACGAGGCATTAACATAAAGATCTCTGGAGTTCAGGTCAATGCTAAGTCTATTATCCAGCACGAGGAGGAGTTTGAACCGCTACATAAAGCTGTGCCTTCAAATCCTGCTGAAAGGAACAA ATTTCAGCTGACCTGTCGGGTGAAGACTCCCCACTTTGACATAGACTGGGATATCAATGATGATACACAGCTGTTACTGGGTGTCTATGAGCACGGCTATGGCAACTGGGACCTGATCAAGACTGATCCTGATCTCAAACTTGCTGAGAAG ATTCTCCTAGATGACCCTGATAAGAAACCTCAGGGAAAGCAGTTGCAGATGCGAGCAGACTACTTGCTTAAGATGCTGAAGAAAGAGCAGGACAACCAAGATGCTGCTAAAACAGGAGATGAG GTCAAACCCAGAAAGAGAAAACCTCGAACGAAGAACAAGGCCCCCAACAATGATCTAGTCAATGAAATTTCTTCTCCGCGTCTCTCCGATAACTTGTCAGAAGAAGGAGAGGTCAAG GACGATGGAGCTGAAAAATCACCCACAAAGAAGAAACAGAAAAAGGATAACAAAGAGAACAAAGAAAAAACAGGAACTCCTAAAAAAGAGAAGGAGGGGGACAAAGACAAAAAGCGTTCCAAGACCAAAAAAGAGAAG GCCAAACCTGCAGGAAAAGGAAAGAAAGCTCAAGGCCCTGTGCACATCACTGCAGGAAGTGAGCCTGTACCAATTGGAGAGGAAGACGATGAACTGGACCAGGAAACATTCAGCATT TGTAAGGAGCGGATGAGGCCAGTGAAGAAAGCTCTGAAACAGTTGGATAAACCAGATGAGGGGCTGTCAGTGCAGGAGCAGCTGCAGCACACTCGTACCTGCCTGCTGAAGATCGGAGACCGCATCACAGAGTGCCTTAAATCGTACAGTGACCCTGAACATGTCAAGACCTGGCGCAG AAACCTCTGGATTTTCGTGTCTAAATTTACTGAGTTCGGTGCCCGGAAATTGCACAAGCTGTATAAGATGGCTCAAAAGAAGCGTTCGCAGGAAGAAGAG AAAGAGCAAAAGAAGAAGGATGATCCCGCCAAGAAAAAACCCTTCAGACCTGAACCGTCTGGATCTAGCCGGGACTCCACAGGCAACCAGCCAGCACCCAAACCCCATCCTCCGGTCAACCATCCACCTGGACCTCCCCCTCATGCTCACCACAGAGAGCAGTACAACCAGCCCAATAAAAGACACTTTGCTAATGATG ACAGGGGAGACTGGCAAAGGGACCGTAAATACAACTACCCAGGTAACAGCAATCAGCCCTGGCAAGGGGACCGGCATCACCAGTATGACACTCACAGGTACAAGGACCATCATTACGGTGATCGTCGTCCACACGGTGACTACCGCAGCTCCGGAGGTTACCGAAACAGCGGCTCTCCTCGCAAACGACCCTATGACCAGTATGGTAACGATAGAGATCATCGGGGCCATCGAGACTATTATGACAG